From the Actinomycetota bacterium genome, the window CCCCACATGGCCGCCGCCGCGCTCATCACGCTCGCCGCACGGCGCGCCGAGGCCGGCGAGGATCTGTTGCGCCTGGCCGCTGGAGGCTTCAAGGACACGACGCGCATCGCGGCGGGCTCACCCGATCTGTGGACCGGCATCTCGCTCGACAACGCGGAAGCGCTGACCTGCGGCATCGACGACCTGCGCGAGATCCTCGGCGAGTTCTCGGACATGCTGCGACGCCGCGACGCCGAGGGTATCCGCCGGTGGCTCGACGAGGCCGCCGAGGTCCGCCGCGCGCTGCCCGCGCAGTGGGTGCCCGCGACCACCGCGCTGTTCGAGCTGCTCGTGCCGGTCACCGACCGCCCCGGCGTCATCTCCGAGGTCACGACCGCGGTAGGGCGTGCCGGGTGCAACATCGAGGACATCGAGATCGACCACCAGTCCGAGGACTCGGCCGTGCTGCGCCTCGTGCTCACCGACGAGGGCGATCGCGACGCGCTCTGCGGCGACCTGTCGAGCCGGGGCTTCGAGTGCGAGCTGCGGCCGCTGGAGGCAG encodes:
- a CDS encoding prephenate dehydrogenase/arogenate dehydrogenase family protein, which translates into the protein PHMAAAALITLAARRAEAGEDLLRLAAGGFKDTTRIAAGSPDLWTGISLDNAEALTCGIDDLREILGEFSDMLRRRDAEGIRRWLDEAAEVRRALPAQWVPATTALFELLVPVTDRPGVISEVTTAVGRAGCNIEDIEIDHQSEDSAVLRLVLTDEGDRDALCGDLSSRGFECELRPLEADTE